One region of Primulina tabacum isolate GXHZ01 chromosome 1, ASM2559414v2, whole genome shotgun sequence genomic DNA includes:
- the LOC142510234 gene encoding uncharacterized protein LOC142510234, with protein sequence MPNYAKFIKDVMSKKRKLQELETVKLIEESAILQRKLPQKLKDPGSFTIPCVIGGSRLNRTLCDLDASINLMPFSIYRTLELGEVKPSTITLQLADKSLTYPGGIVEDVLVKVEKLIFPADFVI encoded by the coding sequence ATGCCCAATTACGCTAAGTTCATCAAGGATGTGATGTCCAAGAAGAGAAAACTTCAAGAATTGGAGACCGTGAAGCTAATCGAAGAGAGTGCCATACTCCAAAGGAAGCTACCACAAAAActcaaagatccagggagttttactattccttgtgtTATTGGTGGTTCTAGATTAAATAGAACTTTATGTGATTTAGATGCCAGTATTAATTTAATGCCTTTTTCTATTTACAGGACCTTGGAGCTTGGCGAGGTGAAGCCTAGCACTATTACTTTGCAGCTGGCGGACAAATCACTTACATATCCAGGAGGGATAGTAGAGGATGTGCTAGTAAAGGTAGAAAAATTAATATTTCCTGCTGATTTTGTCATTTAG
- the LOC142544735 gene encoding transcription factor MTB3-like, whose translation MGNKFWLNEEEKAVVESVLGSEAAEYFTWSASNNVLSEFSASGGDLGVQQALCKIVDGSDWTYAIYWHVSKSKSGKSALIWGDGHCREPKEGEDSEENIPHEGDRRRHVLRKILSSFGGSEDENVAVNLDQVSAVEMFYLASMYFAFPFDKPSIPSQSFNSGRSIWASDAKSCLERYESRSYLAKLTHFETVAFVPLKSGVVEIGSRKSIPEDPSIIRLAKTIVVKTIPVHPKPVPKIFGQELSFGGSKSGPIGISFSPKVEDDSGFSSESCDLQTMGDAKLYGNSSNGHRSDNGETKMFTNMNEIIVGGSNSQVLGSNNEQMNEDSLILSDERKPRKRGRKPANGREEPLNHVEAERQRREKLNQRFYALRAVVPNISKMDKASLLGDAIAYITDLQTKIRILEAEKGIVNHNQNQQTIPDIDFHERHEDAVLRVSFPLDAHPVSEVVKTLREHQVMAQESTISISDSGEVVHTFSIQTQSGTAEHLKKMLGDALLR comes from the coding sequence ATGGGGAACAAGTTTTGGTTAAACGAAGAGGAAAAGGCTGTTGTGGAAAGTGTATTAGGCAGTGAAGCTGCTGAATATTTTACTTGGTCCGCTTCGAATAATGTTTTGTCGGAGTTCTCTGCGTCTGGTGGGGATCTGGGAGTGCAACAGGCACTCTGCAAGATTGTGGATGGATCTGATTGGACATACGCCATTTATTGGCAtgtttcaaaatcaaaatcggGTAAATCAGCCTTAATTTGGGGGGATGGGCATTGTAGAGAACCAAAGGAAGGTGAGGATTCTGAGGAAAATATACCACACGAGGGAGATAGGAGAAGACACGTGCTTCGAAAGATTCTTTCTTCTTTTGGGGGATCAGAAGATGAGAATGTAGCAGTGAACTTAGACCAAGTTTCAGCTGTCGAAATGTTTTATCTCGCGTCCATGTACTTTGCCTTCCCTTTTGATAAGCCGTCGATTCCTTCCCAGTCGTTCAATTCAGGCAGATCGATTTGGGCTTCTGATGCAAAAAGCTGTTTGGAACGGTACGAATCAAGATCATATCTAGCAAAGTTGACTCATTTTGAGACGGTAGCGTTTGTTCCATTGAAATCAGGAGTTGTGGAGATTGGTTCGAGAAAATCGATACCGGAGGACCCCAGTATTATACGGTTAGCCAAGACTATAGTTGTTAAGACAATTCCCGTTCATCCAAAACCCGTTCCTAAAATTTTTGGGCAAGAACTCAGTTTTGGGGGTTCAAAATCAGGTCCAATCGGTATTAGCTTTTCGCCGAAAGTGGAAGATGATTCTGGATTTTCTTCAGAATCTTGTGATTTACAAACAATGGGAGATGCTAAACTTTATGGGAACTCCTCAAATGGGCATCGAAGTGATAATGGTGAAACTAAAATGTTTACGAACATGAATGAGATAATAGTAGGTGGATCGAACTCACAAGTCCTTGGGTCTAATAACGAGCAAATGAATGAGGATTCATTGATTCTGTCTGATGAACGAAAACCAAGAAAGAGGGGTCGGAAACCAGCAAATGGGAGGGAAGAGCCGTTGAATCACGTGGAAGCAGAAAGACAGAGACGTGAAAAACTTAACCAACGTTTTTATGCATTACGGGCTGTAGTTCCAAATATCTCGAAAATGGACAAAGCTTCGCTTCTTGGTGATGCAATTGCCTATATAACAGATCTTCAGACTAAGATAAGGATCCTGGAAGCAGAGAAAGGTATTGTGAATCATAACCAAAACCAGCAGACTATACCAGATATAGATTTTCATGAAAGGCATGAAGATGCAGTTTTACGGGTAAGCTTCCCGCTGGACGCCCACCCTGTATCTGAAGTTGTAAAAACATTGAGAGAGCATCAGGTGATGGCCCAAGAATCCACCATTTCCATATCCGATAGTGGTGAAGTTGTACACACATTCTCGATTCAAACTCAGAGTGGCACTGCTGAACACTTGAAGAAGATGTTAGGTGATGCTCTATTGAGATGA